TGGACGTGTTTTAGGGGGGCGCCTCTCCGATGTTGCACGTCTGCGCAATCGGACGCGATGTGCGGCACGGGGCCCCGCCAGTGCTGCCTTAGATGCCTCGTTCAATCGTTACCCGCGACGGCACGTTgccgtcttcctctctctctctatgtacctgtgcacgcgcgtgtgttgggTGCATCCTCTGCTCCGCTGCAGCctttcgcccccccccctctaaTCGGCTCTGTGCGGCGTGGCGATTTTCTTCTTCGCCCAACCGTTGGGTTTTTTTGCGCTGGACTCCCGTCTTGTCATTGTGGCCGAGTGTGAGCGTGGAACGCGTCCACGTGCTGCGGGGCCCTTCGTGACGCTTGTTGGGTGCAGGAGAGGACCCGgcgtgctgtgtgtgggcgggCGTGTGTTGCGGCTGTATCGCCTTCTGCGCTGCTGTGACGTGCATGGCTTCGCGCTCTATCGTGTCTTTCTTCTGTTGCACGCGCAGCCCCGCGCCGGCCCTGCTGctccgctcctcctcgtcgccttcccacccgccccctcccacacacatgcacaccctctcctccagcgccgctgctgacgccgAGGACAGAGACATGTGTGGATGCAGAGCGAGCGAAGTGCAAGTaatcacacgcacacgtgtgctaGCACGCGTAGCCCACACCCTTCCCCAACCCAGCTATATACCGGCCCGCCCAACATGGACCGAAGAAGACACACAGCCTGATCGGCGCGCACGCAATGAGCGGCCGCACCTCCGCAGGTCTGTGAGCGTCCACCTCTTGTGTGCACCCGTGATGGACACGCGTCTGTGTGTACATGCATGTCTGCGCCTCACGAAACATGCCGGACAGGCACAACGGCAAGTTCTCTCTCTTACCTCTTTGCGCGACTGGTGCGCCATCTTttctgcctccccccctccacgccactgctctcctccctcctcgtacCATCGAcatcccaccccaccccaccccatcctctcctctcctctcctgtACACTGATatccacgcacgcgcgcacacacacacatgtgcatCTATATGCGCATGCGCAATGCAGCACAACGTCACCACAACACCTGCCATCCTCCGTAAGCTAACTCGCCAAGGTCTTGCTCCgagccctccctcccaccgtATTATCTTTCCCCGCATCGTGTGTAACTTGTGTGCTCCTCCGGGTCTCAGAAGGAGCAAGCGCACGTCGTATCATCCGCCCAGCCCGCACGCGCATACATCCGCAACTGTCGGGCTCGCGTGGTGCCCCTGTCGAGCTCCTTTCGATCGCCACCATTTGTATTACACTCTTCGCACGCTTCCCCGAAGCGTTCGTGTCTCGCAGCCAAGATGACGGCTCAGATGGTGCCGATTGACCCGGACAAGAAGGATGACGTCTACTACCGTTACAAGATGCCCGCTGTGCAGACGAAggtggagggcagcggcaacggtATCAAGACAGTGCTGCCGAATATTCACGACATCTGTCTGGTGATCAACCGCCCGGAGGAAGTGCTCATGAAGTACTTTCAGTTCGAGCTCGGGGCGCAGCGTACGGTGTCGACAAAGGACGACAAGTTCCTGCTGATGGGTGCCCACCCCACGGAGCGCATGCAGGACAAGCTGTACGACTTCATTCGAAAGTTCGTGCTGTGCAAGCACTGCCACAACCCTGAGACGGCCATCCACCTCGACGCTGGCAAGAAGGgctccgcctccatcagTATGgtgtgcggtgcgtgcggtAAGCGGTCCAACTTCGATGAGCACCGTACCAAGACCTTCATGACGCAGTACTACGAGAAGCATCcggtggaggcgaaggcggccaAGGGTGCCGCAGAGGCGCGCAAGAAGGACGACGCCCCGGCGGCTGACGAAGTGGCCGCGCCGACCAAGCCGGAGAAGGAGTCAGGCAAATCCGTCGGCAAGTCGGACCTCACGGACGACCGCGAGGACCCCAAGGTTGTtttcgcgcgtgtgctgaAGGAGTCCTGGGGCAAGAACGACGAGCTCGTGGGGCGCACCGTGCGTCTGCTGAGCCAGTACAACCTACCGGAGCACTACGGACCGCCGATGGCGCTGTcggcgatgctgctggagcaccgTGATGACCTGCTGTCGACCATGAAGATGCACGCGCGTCTGCTGAAGCGGCTCTGCACGGTGCCGGAGCTCTTCTCCCGCTCGGAGGGCTACGACGAGAAGGAGTTGACGGAGTTCTACAAGCGCGAGAAGAAGATTCAGAAGACGTTCCTCCGCGAGTGCGCCAAGGAGTTCGCCACCAACTATACCCCCGACAAGTTCGCCGTTCTCATCTTTATGCTGTTTGTCGAAGGTGTCCTTCGTGACCGCAGCATCGCCGATTGGGCAAAGGACACGAAGCCCTTCAGCGACGCCGACCCgaagctgcaggaggagatgcggCAGAAGGTAGCACCGATCGTCTCCTGGCTCGGCATGGACGCCAAGGCAGACGCGTAGAAAGTGCACCAGTATCAGGATAAAAGCAGAAGAAaggcgtatgcgtgtgcctgtATGTAAGCATGTGTGCCCGTAAGCATGTGGCTGTCTGGGTGTctgggtgtgggtgtgtgggtggtgaAGACTTAATGCTGCACGTAAGGAGTTGGTAACAGCAAGGCAACCGAAAATAGACAAAAGGAGTCggtggtgtgtggtgtgcgccAGAGGTGCGGGCGGCTTGGGCGAGTGGAAGGCcaacgcgtgtgcgcatgtgggCGGGGCGAACAGTGcttcacgcacacacggctTTTGCTCTGTTTTCGCGCGATAAGCGCTGGCGATTTTCGGCACCATCAGCTCGTCTCTGCTGCCGAAGGCACTAGTGTACGGCTACCGCGCACTTCGCATGTTGGTCTCGCGTACCCTTCTCGCtgtctccgtctcctcctcctttctcGCCGCTAACCTTCCCTGCGGACGCACATGtgccccttctctctctccacagGGCCTTGTCTCCGTCTCCACCCTTCACTGACCGCGTTCCCGCCGTGACAGCTTTGCCGCTCTCCCGTAAGGCACCGCTGTGCACATGCGCGGGTCTGTGCGCATGTTTGCGCGTCGCGGCGAGTAAACAACAACTCATtaaaagaagaagaggcgtCAGTTCAGCGACTCGCGAAAGTCGACGAGGGAGCAGATCAGCAGACGTCACGGCAATTGGAAAGGGAAGggtgcctctcccctcccctcccctcccccaaaccGCTTTCCTGCCCTCTTCGAtctgtgtgcctgtctgtctacccccccccctaccCTCTACTCGCTCGACGGCCGTGCTGACGGTGTGCCGTCGTGTGTACCTCTCCTCGTTGCTCGCCCCTCGTCTCCACCTGCTTTGCCCCCTTGCGAGCACGTGCCGTTCCGTctcgcctccatctcctcgtgaccaccctcccctcccttcccagCTCAGCGGCCCTCACGTACGAAAGTGAAGCAggtacgcacacgcacacaacgacACACGCAATGTCTCAGGCTGCTACCACGGCTGCGCAGTTTGTGCGGCCGCTGCTTGATAAGCCGGTGGAGGTGACCTCGATCAAGTACAGTCTCCTCTCCGAGGACATGATTCACCGCCTCTCGGTCCTGCCCTGCCACCGCGTGATTGGGACCGAAAAGAGCTTCGGCGTCAACGATGGCCGCCTTGGCCCGAGTGACCGCTTGTCGGTGTGCAACACCTGCGGTCAGCGCAGCATCGAGTGCACTGGCCACGCCGGCCACATCGACCTCGAGGCGCCCGTCTTCCACCTCGGCTACTTCTCTGCAGTCATTCGAGTCTGCCGCACAATCTGCAAGCGCTGCTCCAACGTACTCCTCACGCGAGAGGAGATGGAGTACTACCTGCACCGGCTGAGATCCACGACACatgagccgcagcagcgcgccgccatTATCAAGGGCATCCAGGAGGACGCCTACAAGACACGCGTGTGCCTCATGTGCGGTGGGCTGAACGGCACGgtgcggcgggtgcggccaATGCGCATCGTCCACGAAAAGTACCTCGTCGatctgcgccgcggcgagcaGGCGAATGAGGACCCGACGGCGTTCTTccaggaggagctgcggtcCGCTGCGATGCAGAACTCGGAGGTGGGCGCCCACAAGGAGTTCGTACACGAGTTCCTGCACCCGCAGCGTGTGAAGGAACTTTTCGAAGCGATTCCGCTGGAGCAGGTGCCGCTGCTAGGCCTGCAACCTGGCACCAGTCCATGCAGCCTCCTCATCAGCACCTTGCTCGTCCCACCAGTGTGCGTGCGGCCGCGCGGCATGTCGACGACGAGCCACATCCGCGAGGATGACTTGACGACGCAGTACAATGAGATTCTCATCTGCTCTGACATGATGAGCGACGGCACAAACGATGCCGCGCGCAGCGTAGAGACgtgggagctgctgcagacgcgTGTGGCGCGACTGCtggatgcggcgctgccggggtTTCCTTCGCACCTGCGCACCGTCGAGTGCAAGTCGTACGCGCAGCGCATGAAAGGCAAGCAGGGCCGTTTCCGAGGCAACCTCAGCGGCAAACGCGTCGACTTCTCTGGACGGTCTGTCATTTCACCCGACCCGAATCTTCGCATCGACGAGctcgccgtgccgctgcgcgtcgcgcgtgtgctgACGTACCCGCAGCGCGTCTTTGCTGGCAACATCCAGCTCATGCGCCGACTCGTGCGCAACGGCCCGCATGTGCACCCGGGCGCCCTCACCGTTTACCTCTCGAAGGAGTGCTCGCGCAAGTCGCTGCGCAACGCCCGTGACCGCGAGGCCATCGCGGCGCGCCTCAGTATAGGCGACGTCGTGGAGCGGCATGTGATGAACGGCGACTATATCCTCTTCAACCGCCAGCCGTCGCTCCACCGCATCTCGCTCATggcgcaccgcgcacgcgtgctgcCCTTCCGCACATTTCGCTTCAAtgagtgctgctgcgcgccgtaCAACGCCGACTTCGACGGAGACGAGATGAACATCCACGTTGTGCAGACGGAGGAGGCCCGCGCAGAAGCGAAGGAACTGATGCTGACGTCGCACAACATCATCACCGCCAAAAACGGTGAGCCCATCATCGCATGCACGCAGGACTTTCTGACCGCCGCCTACCTGGTGACCGCCCGTGACGCCCTTTTCGACCGTGCCTCCTTTACGCAGATGGTGTCCCACTGGCTTGGCAGCGAGACACAGTACGCGCTGCCGATTCCAGCCATCCTGAAGCCGGCAGAGCTGTGGAGCGGCAAGCAGCTCTTCGAGCTCATCCTTCGGCCGACGTCAgagacgcagctgctgctgaacttGGAGGCGAAGGCTCGCTTCTACTCTGGCGCTGGCCGGCACGACGACCCGGCGGAGGGGTATGTGGCGTTCCTCGActccgtctttctctctggTCGACTCGACAAGAAGCtgctcggtggcggcgccaaGGACGGACTCTTTGCCCGCCTCTACGCCCTGGGCGGAGGGGAGCAGACGGCGACGTGCATGTCGCGCATCGCGCAGTTCACCGCCCGCTACCTTCAGAACTACGGCTTCTCCCTTGGTCTCGGTGATGTGTCCCCAACGTCGTCGCTCAACGAGAAGAAGGCCGCCGTTCTGGCCGTGTCCT
The window above is part of the Leishmania mexicana MHOM/GT/2001/U1103 complete genome, chromosome 33 genome. Proteins encoded here:
- a CDS encoding eukaryotic translation initiation factor 5,putative, which translates into the protein MTAQMVPIDPDKKDDVYYRYKMPAVQTKVEGSGNGIKTVLPNIHDICLVINRPEEVLMKYFQFELGAQRTVSTKDDKFLLMGAHPTERMQDKLYDFIRKFVLCKHCHNPETAIHLDAGKKGSASISMVCGACGKRSNFDEHRTKTFMTQYYEKHPVEAKAAKGAAEARKKDDAPAADEVAAPTKPEKESGKSVGKSDLTDDREDPKVVFARVLKESWGKNDELVGRTVRLLSQYNLPEHYGPPMALSAMLLEHRDDLLSTMKMHARLLKRLCTVPELFSRSEGYDEKELTEFYKREKKIQKTFLRECAKEFATNYTPDKFAVLIFMLFVEGVLRDRSIADWAKDTKPFSDADPKLQEEMRQKVAPIVSWLGMDAKADA